TTAAGACATAAATTAGGTATAATTTTCCATTTTCacccttattaattattgttaaatttaaaattaaaataactaaaggTTAACTATATAACTAATTCCAATACTAAAAGTAGTCTTGAAAATTgaacaattaagttaatttgaaaaatatctgaacaattcaattaatttgaaatggaTAGAGTACTATTTATGCATGGTTGAAGTTATTTTTCTAGGTATATATAGTAGTTGTCGAACCTCATTCGACTTGTTCGTgtgtttacttttttatttgaaccccttattgaaaattctgaCTCTGTCACTGGCGTTGTTGCTGCTTGTGAATCTTCATATAACAACTCTGTATTTTTAGAGCATTAGATGCTTTAAAAAAGTGCTCTACATTGTTTTATTGCAACTTGAAAAAGTAATGACAAAATGAATTGTGTTTTGTGCACATTAATGGACTCTTCATTTTTTGTAATCCATTAAATGTTGTGATGAGAATATTGAAAGTCTCTTGTTGGAGACTGAACTCATCCTTCccatttcattatatatatgtaagttTTTGAATAGATATATTCTGTATAtacaaacatatcaacatgtCTTATAGTGCTGAAAAAATTGAAGGTAGTGATGATCTTTTAACCAAAATTTTACTACTCCTTCCTGCAAGGCCTCTTTTCAGGTTCAAACTTGTTTCGAAACGTTGGATGGCTCTCGTCTACGATCACCATTTTTCTTACCTCTGGAAGCCTGATTCCTTCCCACCTGCACTCATTCTGCAGTCGCCTTTTCTCGATCACCCTTGTCATTACAATCCTGATAAAACAAAATCTAAGTCTTCTGTTAGATTCTTTGATTTCATAATGAATGATGATCCCTTTGATGATGTTGTAATTTTGAATTGTTGTGGTGGTTTACTTCTTTGTCGTAAGAGGCTATTCGATGAGTACATTGTGTGTAATCCAACTACAAAGGAATTCCATACTCTTCCAAGTCCAAATGTGGGGTCACTAGACATGAGTTTGGCCTTTGATCATTCGATATCGCCTCATTACAAAGTTATAAATGTTGGGATCCAGTTCTCGAGCGTATGGTATTGTCTCCCTATTGAAATATACTCTTCGGATACCAACTCATGGAGGCGATCACGAGTCCAGTTTCCAGAATCATTTTTGAGCAATTTGGGACAATGTAAGGGAGTTTTCTTCAGTGGAGCTATCTTTTGGATCTTTAAAGGGGTAAATAGCTTTTGTTATTTTGATATTGATAAGGAAATTATCCACTCTTATCAATTGCCTAAAATGAATGAACATTATTACTGTGGATGCGTTCGCGGGAATTTACATCTGGTTGGCTCTTCAGTCAGTGATTCACATCATATTGATGTCTTTGTATTGGAAAATGACTGCTCTTCTTGGAGCCGAAAGTATTGCATTGATCGACGTGAACCAACTTCATGTGCAATTCGAGAAATGATTTGTAGTTCACCGGGACTTACTTCTCTTGAGTTTACGTTTAGTGTGCTTTCTCTTATGACAAGTGAAGGGAATAATCAGTTACCGTATTTGGTTCTTTACATGCCTTGTAAAGCTGAGTTAACGGTAAAAGGTAGGACTTGTGAGAAGTTGCCATTACCGTCAGTTTATCATTTGTTCGACAATCCATACTGGATAGGAAGCAAACTGAGTAATGTAGGCCAGTAGATATACAGGGAATGTGTCTATCGCTTCAGTTTCAGATACTGTTGTATCTGGTTCTTCAAATTAAGTATTACAGTTTATAAATGAAAAGTTTCTCCTTGTGTTCGATAGTTTGTTGAAGTATTATAACCTACTTGAATAAGCTGGAAAAAAACAAGAGAATGAGTATCCGGTTATATACATTTCTATGTTTATGTTAACATCTAGTTAACATTTCAAGCAATAATTTGGGATTCTTTACAAAAACTGTTTTACATTGTAGCTCATCGATCAGTAAGCTGAATTTGCCtcgatttttttaattttcaatcaGATGTTTTAAAGTCTGTACAGGGATTCTTGTGGGAAAACAATACTAAATGAATGTATCTGGTAGACTAATCTATCAACTAACACTAGTAATTGCATGTACAAGCATATAGCTGTCTCGAAGGAACTCAAGAATATAGCTAAAAGTTGTGTCAATGTTTCCCTGACTTCCACTCTTTGATAGCAGAGAGAAGTGCATAATTTGGAAGCAGGTGCTTATGTGGTAATGGTAAATTTGTAACTGGTGAATTATCATTGTCCGCGATCCACGACTCTATTGCCTTCCGGTCATAAGTGTATCCATCAGCCGCAACACAGGGGTCCTGAATCACTTCCTGTAGTAGAATTTTCTTTTAGTAAATGAAGCAAAGAGCAGGAAGTAGACTTTTGTAACATGCATAACAGCATAATGTAGATTACTATTAAGCAATTTACGCAATCAACATAAGTGTACCTTGAGTAGGGGGCATTTGAAGTGGCTAGGAGGTGGAGGTTGATTACATTTCAAATGTCGAGCTCTATCAGCGACCTCTTTAAATCTCTCCAAAATAGGGAGAACTTCATCTTTCAGGTCAGGTCTGTCTCTACGTCGAAGTTCAGTGCATTTTAGAGCAAGTACAGCCAGTTCCTTTGTCTCTTCAAGAGGCCATTCACCGGCTTCTTGATCCAGCAACTCCACCAGTTTATCCTCTTCGGTAGCCATTTCTACCATGTGGGCTAAAGCTATGGCTCTTTTTGAAGTAAGCAACTGCAATATGACCATCccaaaagcataaacatcagaTTTTGTAGAGACTAATCCTGTCCGTTGATACTCAGGATCTATATAGCAAAGTGTGCCAACTGGACTCGTGTCTTTATACGCAGTCATCGCTGAGGAAGAGTCTGACTGAACCATTGTTGAAAGACCAACATCTCCAATTTTGCTCACTAAGTTGTGATCAAGGAGTATGTTAGCTGGCTTTAAATCACGGTGTATGATTGGTTTTGGCTTCGTGTTATGAAGGAAAACAAGAGCTGAAGCAACTTCCCACGCTATGCGAACCCTGTCAAACCATGTAAGTGGAGGTGTGTTGTTTTTCCTTGTCAACCTATCCTCCAAACTTCCATTCTCCATGTATTCATATACTAGGCAACCGCGTTCAGGGCATGCACCGAGAAGAAATAACAAGTGAGGATGATGAATTTTGCTCAATACTTCAAGCTGTGGAAATAGCCAGAAAAAGGATATAGTTAGTTTAACTCACACAAATTTGAGTGGCAGCAGTGGAATCACAACTAAAGTTGGCTGAAGCTAATGCGCCATGTACATTACTCAaagcttattttagttattcGTGTTAACTTCTTTCTCTGTTCGGAGATTTTGCGTACCTCTTGTTGAAATTGCTTAGTTATATGAGCCTCAGCTGAATGAAGAACTTTCACTGCTGTAGGTGTATGATGCAAATAGCACTTGTAGACCATTCCATATGATCCCATTCCTATCTTAAGATCCTCGGAGAATGATGAGCTAGCCGTCACAATCTCTTCCCACGTGAATTCCTGGTAGTGATGCAAAGGTAGTGCCAATGATTTCTCTAGCTTTTCTTTCGTTCTAGCTTCCCGGTTGGCAATGCTCTCTGCTGCTCTTCTTTGCTCAGCTTCTCTTTCAACGCATTCCATTGCATAGTCAGCTTCCTTCTTTGCTGCTTCACATTTCAACTTCTCTTGCTCTGCCAATTCTTTCGCTTCCTCCTCTTTAAGGTTTATCTGCTTAAGTTTATTTGCTTCCTCTACTCGAAGCTTCTGAAAGTCATTCAACTGAGAAAAAGCACAGTATAAGCAAATTATCCCATATATACATGAAACAGGCAAAAATGCTTATTGATTTCATCCTTCTAATAAAAAGAGTAATAGTATTTGGGAGTACTACTTGTCACAAATTcagttttaaatgaaaattaccTTCCGAGAAGCATCTATCGCCTCAGTTTGGGCTATTGCATACATCCCTTGAATATGTCTGAGCTCAATTCTCAGTTTTTCTAGGTCATAATTGATGTTAACCTGCACATATACAAAGTCTTCAGTAGCAATTCATGAAACTATGGCAACAGGAGGTTTGCTGTAGCCTGTAAGATTTCTACTAACTTATAGAACTATGCGTAAAACTGTGGAACCAAGAAGCTTCTCATATAAGCAAAGTGAGCATATGGCACTGCAtgttaaataaaagaaaaatatgatcaccTGACTTCCAGATGAAGAATCTGTTGGAACATCTGAGGTAGAATACTGACTTGTTGACCATAATTGGTTGTCGACTTTCGCTTTTTTGAAACTTGAAGCACGATTGTAGAGATCAGTGATTCCCGAGCTACTGAAATAGCAACTTTTTTCATCATCAGCTTCTCCAATAGCAACAGATAGAGCTCTAGGAAGGATGACTTCATCCAAAATTGCTCTTTTATGAAAAGGAGTATTGCTTTTAATTGAAAGAGCTTGAAATGCTTCTCCAATATCGACAGATGAACTTCTAGATTGAATGTTTTCGCTGAAGTTTGTTCTTTTATGGAGAAGTGTCTGGAGAGCCTGGTGCACTGGAGATTTAGATTGATAACGTTGCAGTTGATGAGAAGGAGAGTACATATGAGAGTATGAAGCAGGTGAAGTTGAGCTGTGATCCGTCCTCTCTGAGAATTAAAGAACAAGATATTACAATTGTGGCAATGAAACAAGGAGGATATCCGGTCCTGCATATACTATTTTCAATTGCTTCTTGTTTCATCATGTGATCGCCTTGTTTTACTCTAGTTCATTGTATCCTTCGTTAACGTCtaggaaaatgaagaaatatgtGAATAAGAAGTTTATACCTCCTTGTGAGCTAAAGCTGTGGCTTGTAGAATTGTTAGATGAACTACTTGTATCACTATTATCATCTATAAGGAATCTGTTGTTTTCTGTACTCGAGGCCCGCACTGATGACAGTTTTCCCTTTGACACAGCATAAACTGTGCAAAAGGTTGGAGCTGTTTCTGATATACTTGCAGATAAGTTTCTTCCCCTGTGAATCATTCAATAAGTTATCACATCATCGCGTCACATAATAGTATGCTAATCGCAATATAGAAATGTCAATCAAGACATATAGATTTCGATTATTGGTACCTTGAAAATAGGCCAGGGGTTGAGGTTCCGATAACAAGCTTGTTGATAGAACATTTAGATACTACCCCTGCAATTGCATTTATAACATCATTTGATTCAAGTTGAACAACTCCTACTTGTACCTGTCTCCGACTACACATTGTCTTGTACGGAAGAAGTTTTTCACTTGCTTGCAATTCAACTTCCTTCCTAAAAGCATCCGCTACGTCTTCTCTTACTTGTGCAATAGGAATCAAGTTCCccactagaaagaaaaaaaagtaacaacttACGAGTTTAGACTAATTAATAAGGCATGTTGCAGAACTACTTTCAACATAAGATGTACTAGAGTCAAAAACTTACTAGGAGTTGGAACAGCGGTGATCTCAGGGCGGACATGTAGCAACATGAAGCGCGTTTCTCCCTCTGGAATAAATTTCTCCAACGCCCATTTCACCACATATCTGCTATTCTTGTTCCCGGTTATGGCTATTGCAACAACTGAAGAAATCGGAGACTGTACTGTTCCTTGCCCTTCCATTTTCGATATATCACTCTCCTCCAGACTCTGCCACTCCTCTTCAGTAATGTAAGTTCTGCAACAATCACAAAATGTAAGATCAACTCGTGCATTAACGGAGGAGAGTTTTCTGGTTCAAATGAACACATTGCATTCAACTCGAACTATGTATAATCCATATTCCAAAAAGTAAACTGAAAATGTGCATTTTTACATATACATATGAGAAAATCATACTCATTCCGAGCTGATTGACTCTAGATCATGGATTCACATCTAtatacatcatacatactttaaAATGCCCAAGAACACGGGACGAGTTTTCATGTTTCAATTAAAACTATGTATTCCTATTAAAATAAAACAGTATCGACTCTAGATCATGGATTCACATCTACACACACATCATTCATTCTTGAAAATGCCCAACAACACGGGACGAGTTTTTATGTTTCAACTCATACTATGCAATCCTATTAAAACAAACACTCATTCTGTATTGACCGACTCTAGATCATggattcataatttcatatctaCACACACATCATATATTCTTGAAAATGCCCAAGAACATGGGCGAGTTTTTATGTTTCAACTCGAACCATGCAttcctattttttaaaaaaagctcATTTTGTACTGATCGACTCTAGATCATGGATTCACGTCTATATgatacatcatatatacattcTTGAAAATGCCAAAGGTACTAACTCTTTCCAACTTTGTGCTCTCTTGATGTATTTTGGACTTCTTTTGTAGTTAAAAAGAGgcattagttatatattttggATTAGATGAAATCAAATTCCTAAATAAAGAACTAAACATGCTATAGAAGTATCACAAAAACCTTTTATTTGATCACAACATTGACTATCTCTTATCATTTGTTGCAAAAtggaaattaatttttaattgaagaTTAGCAAACATGCATTAGCACTAAccaaaattagagaatattaaatttctaaaattacGAAATCTTGGTATATGCTTTATGTGATCATTGCATACGCAAGATAAATTTCATGTATTTGATTTCTGACTTTATAATTTTCAATTGCTTGTTTAATTGAGTCTTAATCAAGAAGCTGATTGGTCTAACACTTATCTTCAATGCaccttaattataaaattagtactaatattatttaagcttttgactaagcagaatacAAATAGTTGCAGACACGTCCTATGGGGTAAAGTCTTCTAACTATACTAAAGAATTGTTACTTTATATTTGGCTTAATACATCATCGATTCCTTAGACTTGTCAGAacatttcatgtaaatattcGAACTAACTGGTAGTTTCAAGTCAACtatgtcattttctttaattataagCATTCGCCTCAATAAGATATAAAACTCAAAGGCATTTTTTATGTGAGGTTGATGCttataattaaggaaaatttaCGCGGATAAGCAaatatatactagttaattagctaatatagtattattttgaattaattatggCTCGCAGCTTACTTTTAACTGTAATTACGTCacctatacatatatacacagaaataaaatattcatatgtatatatacaattatatgacagatatacaaatacaattagtCTATCTCCACTCTCTGTGCTTTcactcgctcgcctctctcctcctctcCCAATCCACTCCCATCTCTCCTTCTCTCCCAATTTCGCTCGCTagttatacaaattcatatgtatactatatacaattattatacATGTACAGTTCGGCTCTATCCATTATTTGCGCTCTCTCGCtggcctctctcctccctctcccaatatcCCTCTCCAAATATACTAATACATATGTATACCagatacatatatacaattatttgacaaatatacatatatagttcgacatatatacatatacaattcgcCTTTTTCCATTCTCTGTCCTCTCTTacctctctcccaatctcgctcacTTCTCTCCTTCCTCTAACTTGTaactacaaattgtaattagtTAACTATAGTTATGGAGTATAATTAAGTTCTTTTGAGTGATTATATGTGAAAATTCctcaatttaaagaaatgacatattttatgtggttaattatatgaatgaaaatacgcataaaaaaattaaaaatttaaaaaattaaaagtgtctaattaacaaatattttattaagaagAGTTCAATTAGGACATGACTTAATTCTAAATGTAATTGTAATTTTAATTGGAACATGACTTTATATTTCACCTTGTTTTGTGTGAATTGTAATTGATTGTGACTTGTGAGACATGTaataatcaatttaatattgacaaacattataaaaaaataatttgatgacacaatctttttttttaataaatacatattCTAGGAATATCCAGTATCTCCTAGGAATATGGAAGTTGACTCAATACCAGCTCCcaagtttttttttcctcttggGATTAAATTATATAGcaaatttcatacaaaaatgaaaaataaatattacatgATTGGCAACTTTACTCGAATCTAGAATTTAAATATGCCACATAAATGTTGAAAAAAgtaattgaataattttttgtatattattatagTGTGGGgtcaatttcatattttgaCTAATGTTATTAGTATATGTTAATTACTATATACTCATAcattaaagtaatttttaatttcgATTACTCAAAATGTTTGAGAAATAATACCATACATTTAATTATGTGTAAAACTACATTAATTAAAGTAATATACATCAACTAATATTTAGAAACTAAGGATGTGTTTGATATGAAggaacatatttttatatttaaatttttttttcaaaaaaaaataaacaattttcctatttattttcttgtattttgataaaataaataagtagaatatattattctaaaaatatttataaatttaggCAAACATTACAAGGGTGGGGTGAGTATAGGGGTGGGTGGTAGGAATAAGGGCTATGTGGGTTTTAGAGGCCAGGGAGGAGACAATTAGTCGGAATATCATTTATTGAacttattttacctatttttactaagaaattaatttaatattttagttttactagatttattttccttttaaaaagtaaaaaaaattatttaaccaatttttttttaaaaaaaaatgtaccaAACACAGTATCCTGAATAAAAATGTCAATCTTGAAATAAAATGGTAGACAGTCAATCAATTCATATTCCTCaattctttatattaaaattgagtACCTTGATATATGAAATCTATTATTATTTAGAGAAATCAATAtagttttgaattatttttaggtTGATCGTCAAACTTATCACAACTTTCTTTTTCAGGTAGATTTGGGGTGGCTATACTTTGTATAAATTTCATAGTCAAATTTAAATCTTCAGTACAAATTTCATCTTGTAATATGAATCATAGGAAAAAGTGAGTGATATTTATTTGAAGCGCGCGTGTGGAAGCGTGTGCGTAATGTATTATGATGGTTTTAAGTATATTCAATCATAAACTACATAAACGTTTTTTAATCATACTTTAATATCATATTATAGACTCCCTGCTCAATATTATTTAgggaaaaaattgtatataatagcaaactaataacctaaaataaatggagtagctagggtttgatttaattgtgcttcaTAGCAAACGTTTGGAAAAAATtgccaggcgcctctctcccaaatatctcgctcgccactctcctccaatctctcgctcgcttcctcactttttatacaaacacaagtgtataaaatttgtttctaattgtataaagcagagaaaattgtataaatacatatatttttgttcccctctctcccctcttaaGATCTCGCTCGCCGCTCTCGCAAATCTCGCTAGCAACCCTCgtctttctcacttatacaaacagaagcgaaatgtataaattgcgtttctgtttgtataaagcgtgagaaaattgtatatacacatgcaagtacatatattttcgtcctatacacttataattatacaataaaaatactcccctgctcagtttcttttgcctttctctctttctcattttatacaattttcaaattgtatctaatttctctctttctcgttttatacaattcgattcaattgtatattccttgtcaagtctcttttgtctttctctctttctcattttatacaaattcaaattgtatataatcgttctatacacttacaATAATACAATTCGCTTTATACACTTGTTTTtaacagttctctgcccaagtgtctttctctttcttgttttatacacttcgttttatacaatttgctttaactgtatatgtatagcaaattatacagttttCATGTTTGcgatggagcgcaattatgcaaactttgctatagcatacaaatataaattttttatttgctatatatgaaagttgccctattatttatctttttatcattcttttctttttgttgttgaaaattTATTAATCACAAAGATGCtcaaagaaagagaatgaaccaGTAATCCATCACGAGTCATGACTAAAGGTTGTGATAGATGGATATAATCTATctatcattaattatatatagtttttaaattcgatttctgaaaataaaaaaataaaaagttgtaaTAAAGAGTGGTTCCTCTTTAATGGGCTTGACGTGAATATTTctcataaaatttaataaattgatatagtatatgactatattatgtaGTGCAATGGTAGTTTTGTTAATCACATAACCTAGCGATCTCTCTTCATATATTTTGGTTGTAGATGACTAGTATCTAATGTACTATTCAAGGCTTAATTGTATGTAAGATTTTGATTGATGTATTATGATAATATAAATTTACATGAGATGTTTTAGTGATACgtgaaaatattaagaaaaattaaatgtattaaaacaatcaaaaatATGTATCAAAAGAATGATGACACAATTATACATAAGTTacttataaatatacatatatatgtacaagcatttttcaaatacaaaaagTACCATCATTGGAACAAAATCACATACATCAAATATGCACTGATTTAATTAACAATATACTTATTTGATTATGGATCCATatttagaaaaaagaagaaaatgaaaactaTACTATTACCCACCACCACCGGACCTCCAACCGGTAACTTCGAAAGGGTGTCAAAATTTACCACTTCTTTTCTACACCTTCCTCGAAATGAATATTA
The window above is part of the Solanum pennellii chromosome 5, SPENNV200 genome. Proteins encoded here:
- the LOC107019988 gene encoding U-box domain-containing protein 35 — encoded protein: MKTRPVFLGILKTYITEEEWQSLEESDISKMEGQGTVQSPISSVVAIAITGNKNSRYVVKWALEKFIPEGETRFMLLHVRPEITAVPTPMGNLIPIAQVREDVADAFRKEVELQASEKLLPYKTMCSRRQVQVGVVQLESNDVINAIAGVVSKCSINKLVIGTSTPGLFSRGRNLSASISETAPTFCTVYAVSKGKLSSVRASSTENNRFLIDDNSDTSSSSNNSTSHSFSSQGERTDHSSTSPASYSHMYSPSHQLQRYQSKSPVHQALQTLLHKRTNFSENIQSRSSSVDIGEAFQALSIKSNTPFHKRAILDEVILPRALSVAIGEADDEKSCYFSSSGITDLYNRASSFKKAKVDNQLWSTSQYSTSDVPTDSSSGSQVNINYDLEKLRIELRHIQGMYAIAQTEAIDASRKLNDFQKLRVEEANKLKQINLKEEEAKELAEQEKLKCEAAKKEADYAMECVEREAEQRRAAESIANREARTKEKLEKSLALPLHHYQEFTWEEIVTASSSFSEDLKIGMGSYGMVYKCYLHHTPTAVKVLHSAEAHITKQFQQELEVLSKIHHPHLLFLLGACPERGCLVYEYMENGSLEDRLTRKNNTPPLTWFDRVRIAWEVASALVFLHNTKPKPIIHRDLKPANILLDHNLVSKIGDVGLSTMVQSDSSSAMTAYKDTSPVGTLCYIDPEYQRTGLVSTKSDVYAFGMVILQLLTSKRAIALAHMVEMATEEDKLVELLDQEAGEWPLEETKELAVLALKCTELRRRDRPDLKDEVLPILERFKEVADRARHLKCNQPPPPSHFKCPLLKEVIQDPCVAADGYTYDRKAIESWIADNDNSPVTNLPLPHKHLLPNYALLSAIKEWKSGKH
- the LOC107019763 gene encoding F-box protein At5g07610-like codes for the protein MSYSAEKIEGSDDLLTKILLLLPARPLFRFKLVSKRWMALVYDHHFSYLWKPDSFPPALILQSPFLDHPCHYNPDKTKSKSSVRFFDFIMNDDPFDDVVILNCCGGLLLCRKRLFDEYIVCNPTTKEFHTLPSPNVGSLDMSLAFDHSISPHYKVINVGIQFSSVWYCLPIEIYSSDTNSWRRSRVQFPESFLSNLGQCKGVFFSGAIFWIFKGVNSFCYFDIDKEIIHSYQLPKMNEHYYCGCVRGNLHLVGSSVSDSHHIDVFVLENDCSSWSRKYCIDRREPTSCAIREMICSSPGLTSLEFTFSVLSLMTSEGNNQLPYLVLYMPCKAELTVKGRTCEKLPLPSVYHLFDNPYWIGSKLSNVGQ